The following proteins are encoded in a genomic region of Cervus elaphus chromosome 15, mCerEla1.1, whole genome shotgun sequence:
- the BBIP1 gene encoding BBSome-interacting protein 1 → MAEMKSMFREVLPKQGQLYVEDIPTMVLCKPVLLPLRFMTVPKLEKIQQAGQDTIRQQEMTEKEQQKITH, encoded by the exons ATGGCAGAAATGAAGTCGATGTTCCGGGAAGTTCTTCCAAAACAAG GGCAGTTGTATGTAGAAGATATACCCACAATGGTGCTATGTAAACCCGTACTTTTACCATTAAGATTTATGACTGTGCCAAAACTGGAGAAAATACAGCAAGCAGGACAGGATACAATTCGCCAACAGGAAATGACAGAAAAGGAACAACAGAAAATAACTCACTGA